One Vitis riparia cultivar Riparia Gloire de Montpellier isolate 1030 chromosome 4, EGFV_Vit.rip_1.0, whole genome shotgun sequence genomic window carries:
- the LOC117912480 gene encoding tyrosine decarboxylase 1-like, whose amino-acid sequence MGSLSFNTFSPLDPQSFSEESKMVVDFIADYYKNVEKYPVQSQVDPGYLMHHCPDTAPYCPEPLETILKDVSDSIIPGLTHWQSPNFFGYFQANASTAGFLGEMLCTGLNVVGFNWIASPAATELESTVMDWVGKMLMLPPSFLFSGGGGGVLHGSTCEAIICSLAAARDKVLKKIGHHKITKLVVYGSDQTHSTLQKASKLVGIPTSNFRSLPTSFSNDFALCPDDVRTAMEEDIGAGLVPLFLCATVGTTSSGAVDPLEALGHVARDFKVWLHIDAAYAGSACICPEFRHHLNGVELAHSISMNPHKWLLTNMDCCCLWIKEPKLFVDSLSTAPEYLRNNASESKKVIDYKDWQIALSRRFRAIKVWVVIRRHGLDNLMFHIRSDVNLAKRFEAHVATDPRFEVVVRRRFALVCFRLRPREEGEGTELNSRLLMAVNGSGAAFMTHAVVGGIYIIRCAIGSTLTEIRHVDSLWKLIQEKAQLVLQETGLALEED is encoded by the coding sequence ATGGGCAGCCTCTCCTTCAACACCTTCAGCCCTCTGGATCCACAGAGTTTCTCCGAGGAGTCCAAAATGGTAGTCGATTTCATTGCTGATTACTATAAAAATGTGGAGAAGTACCCGGTTCAAAGCCAAGTTGATCCTGGGTACCTCATGCACCATTGCCCAGACACTGCCCCATATTGTCCAGAGCCCTTGGAAACCATTCTCAAAGATGTATCTGATAGCATCATTCCAGGCCTCACTCACTGGCAGAGCCCCAACTTCTTTGGCTATTTCCAAGCAAATGCTAGCACTGCTGGCTTTCTTGGTGAGATGCTTTGCACTGGACTTAACGTGGTAGGCTTCAACTGGATCGCTTCGCCTGCCGCCACTGAACTCGAATCCACTGTGATGGATTGGGTTGGGAAAATGCTTATGCTTCCaccttcatttcttttctcaGGAGGTGGTGGCGGTGTCTTGCATGGAAGTACCTGTGAGGCCATAATTTGTAGTTTAGCTGCTGCAAGGGACAAAGTTCTGAAAAAGATCGGCCATCATAAAATAACTAAGTTGGTGGTCTATGGTTCTGATCAAACACATTCCACCCTTCAAAAGGCCTCAAAGTTGGTTGGTATTCCAACCTCAAATTTTCGAAGCCTCCCcacttcattttcaaatgattttgcaCTATGCCCAGACGATGTTCGCACAGCAATGGAGGAGGACATTGGAGCTGGCCTTGTTCCGTTGTTTCTTTGTGCCACTGTGGGAACCACATCCTCTGGGGCTGTTGATCCTCTGGAGGCGCTAGGGCACGTCGCAAGGGACTTCAAGGTGTGGCTCCACATTGATGCAGCTTATGCAGGAAGTGCCTGTATATGTCCCGAATTCAGGCACCATTTGAATGGGGTTGAACTTGCACACTCGATTAGTATGAACCCCCACAAATGGCTCCTCACCAACATGGACTGCTGTTGTCTATGGATTAAAGAACCAAAGCTATTTGTGGATTCATTATCAACTGCTCCTGAGTATCTGAGGAACAATGCAAGCGAATCAAAGAAGGTGATAGACTACAAAGATTGGCAAATAGCACTAAGCAGAAGATTCAGGGCCATCAAAGTTTGGGTGGTGATTCGAAGGCATGGCTTGGACAACCTCATGTTCCATATACGCAGCGATGTAAACTTGGCCAAGCGATTCGAGGCACATGTAGCCACAGATCCCAGATTTGAGGTTGTGGTGCGGAGAAGGTTTGCACTGGTGTGCTTCAGACTTAGGCCCAGAGAAGAAGGGGAGGGCACAGAACTGAACTCAAGGCTGCTAATGGCTGTCAATGGAAGTGGTGCTGCATTCATGACTCATGCAGTGGTGGGTGGGATTTACATCATACGCTGTGCAATTGGGTCCACATTGACTGAGATTAGGCATGTTGATAGTCTATGGAAGCTCATTCAGGAAAAGGCTCAACTCGTACTGCAGGAGACTGGTTTGGCGCTGGAGGAAGACTAG